The genomic segment GAGAGCTCGTTCGGATAGGCGTCCTCGAACTGCTCGAGTCCGGTCTTGTCGAGCAGTTCCTCGACCCTGTCCTGATCCACCTCGGAGTCGTCGCGAACCGTCGGGCCGAACCGGACGTTCTCGCCGATGGTCTTCCAGGGGAACAGCCGGTTCTCTTGGAACACGACGCCGCGGCTCGGGTCCGGCTCCGAAACGTCCGCTCCGTCGACGACGACGGAGCCGCTGGTCGGTTCCAGGTACCCCGCGATACACTCGAGCAGGGTGCTCTTCCCGCACCCGGACGGGCCGAGGACGGTGACGAACTCGTTGTCCCCGATGTGGAGGTCCATGTCCTGCACCGCGGTGACGTTCGCGCCGTCCGGATCGTACACCTTGGTGAGGTTCTCTACTTGGACGAGTCCCTCTCCGGGGGTCCGGTCCGCGCCGCTCACGTCTACGTCGCCCCCGTGGGCCTCGGATTCAGTCGTCTCTCGGTTCGGCTCGGTCGAATCGTTCGTCGTTTCACTCATCGTAGATCTCCGAATCAGCGGTTGGTTTCGATGTTGCCCCACGGCGTGAGGTGATTCGCGGCCTGGACGACCAGCCACGACGACGCGTACCCGAGCGCGCCGATCGTGATCATTCCGACGAGGATAACGTCGGTCGCGAGCAGCCGGTAGGCCTGATAGGTGACGTAGCCGATGCCGTAGTTGCCGGCGACGATCTCGGCGGCGACGACCGTGATCCACCCCAGTCCGATCCCCAGCGAGATGCCCGTGAGGATGGCCGGTAGCGTCGCCGGGAGGATAACGTGCCTGAACACGTCGGTCCGGTCGGCCCCGAGACTCTCCGCCGCCCGGGAGTACTCCTCCTCGACGTTCCGGACTCCCTCTATCGTGTTCACCAGGATGGGGAAGAACGCCCCGACGAACACGACGAACAGCACCGCGAGGTTGACCGACAGCGCGGTCACCGAGAGCGTCGGGAAGACGAGGATGGCGATGGGAACCCACGCGACCGGCGGGATCGGTCGGAACAGTTCGACCGCCGGGTAGACGTAGTCCTCCCACTGCTGGCTGGTTCCGATGAGCAGTCCCAGTGTGACGGCGAGGACGGTCGCGATTCCCACGCCCGCGGCGACCCGCCAGGTCGAGTACAGGATGTGGATGTATATCGTCTGGCCGCCAGCGGTCATCGGCTCGCCCGCGAGGTAGTTCAGGAGCGCTCCACCGGTCGCGACCGGTCCCGAGATGAGACCGAAGTTCAGCCCGATTACGGAGACGCTGTAGTTGACCAGCAGCCACCAGAGGCCGACGAACGCCGAGACGGAGAGGAGACGGAGCGCGAGTCTCCCGAGCGGGACCGACCCCGTCACGGGGAGGTCGACCTCGGTGTCGAACGCGCTCAGAGCGGAGTTAGCGCCCACGTCGACAC from the Halogeometricum rufum genome contains:
- a CDS encoding ABC transporter ATP-binding protein; translated protein: MSETTNDSTEPNRETTESEAHGGDVDVSGADRTPGEGLVQVENLTKVYDPDGANVTAVQDMDLHIGDNEFVTVLGPSGCGKSTLLECIAGYLEPTSGSVVVDGADVSEPDPSRGVVFQENRLFPWKTIGENVRFGPTVRDDSEVDQDRVEELLDKTGLEQFEDAYPNELSGGMQQRAELSRLLANDPEIMLMDEPFSGLDAMTKELMQEMLLEIWDDENRTVMFITHDVEEAIFLADRVVVMTARPGQVKGVIDVELDRPRDFEVLTTDRFTRYKDRALELIHEEAERAMEQADQGK
- a CDS encoding ABC transporter permease — its product is MGANSALSAFDTEVDLPVTGSVPLGRLALRLLSVSAFVGLWWLLVNYSVSVIGLNFGLISGPVATGGALLNYLAGEPMTAGGQTIYIHILYSTWRVAAGVGIATVLAVTLGLLIGTSQQWEDYVYPAVELFRPIPPVAWVPIAILVFPTLSVTALSVNLAVLFVVFVGAFFPILVNTIEGVRNVEEEYSRAAESLGADRTDVFRHVILPATLPAILTGISLGIGLGWITVVAAEIVAGNYGIGYVTYQAYRLLATDVILVGMITIGALGYASSWLVVQAANHLTPWGNIETNR